One Suncus etruscus isolate mSunEtr1 chromosome 13, mSunEtr1.pri.cur, whole genome shotgun sequence genomic region harbors:
- the SMIM11 gene encoding small integral membrane protein 11, giving the protein MNWKVLEHVPLLLYILAAKTLILCLTFAAVKIYQRKRLEAKQKTLERARKQPEEKKKNE; this is encoded by the exons ATGAACTGGAAG GTCCTGGAACATGTGCCCTTGCTGCTGTACATCCTGGCAGCAAAAACCCTGATCCTCTGCCTGACCTTTGCGGCCGTCAAGATCTACCAGAGGAAAAGACTGGAAGCAAAGCAGAAAACACTGGAAAGAGCCAGGAAACAgccagaagagaagaagaaaaatgaatga
- the KCNE2 gene encoding potassium voltage-gated channel subfamily E member 2: MSGTSNLTETLEDAFQRIFITYMDDWRRNTSAQQEALQAKVDAENFNYVILYLMVMIGMFSFIIVAILVSTVKSKRREHSNDPYHQYIVDDWQKKYRNQVSGLDEPRATIHENVGATGFKFFP; encoded by the coding sequence atGTCTGGTACCTCTAATCTCACTGAGACCCTGGAAGATGCTTTCCAGAGGATTTTCATCACGTATATGGATGACTGGCGTCGGAACACCTCGGCTCAGCAAGAAGCCCTGCAAGCCAAGGTGGACGCGGAGAATTTTAACTATGTCATCTTGTATCTAATGGTGATGATTGGCATGTTCTCCTTCATCATCGTTGCCATCCTAGTGAGTACGGTGAAGTCCAAAAGGCGGGAACACTCCAACGACCCCTACCACCAGTACATTGTGGACGACTGGCAAAAGAAATACAGGAATCAGGTCTCAGGCCTGGATGAACCCAGGGCCACCATCCATGAGAATGTTGGTGCTACTGGATTCAAATTCTTTCCTTAA